From the genome of Agromyces intestinalis:
CGTCGACGGCGCGCTCGGCGGCCTGCCGGGCGGCCTGCTCGGCAGTCTGCTCGGCGGTCTGCTCTGCGGGATCAGAGGACGAGGTCGATGCCACGCATCACCCCCTGGAGTTCGCTCATCCAGGCCGTCCAGAGACCGCTGACCATGACCAGTCCGATCACGATCAGCAGCCCGCCGCCGATGAGGTTGATGGTTCGGATATGCCGCCGCAGGAATGCCATCGAGCCGGTCACCCAGCCGAAGCCCAGGGCGACCAACAGGAACGGGATGCCGAGCCCGATGCAGTACGCGAGCCCGAGCACCGCGCCACGCCACGCCGACTCGCTGTTGAGGCTGAGGCTCAGCACGGCGGCCAGCGCCGGGCCGATGCACGGCGTCCAGCCGAGGCCGAACACCACGCCGAGCAGCGGCGCACCGGCCAGGCCCGTCGCGGGCCGCCACGACGGCTTGAACTGGCGCTGCAGGAACGTGAACTGTCCGACGAACACGAGCCCCATCACGATGAGCACCACGCCGAGCACGCGCGTGATCGGGTCCTGCCAGGTGCGCAGCCACGCCCCGGCGACGCCGGCGAGCACCGTGTACGTCAAGAAGATCACGGTGAACCCCGCGACGAACAGCGCCACCCCGGCGAGCAGCCGTCGGCGGTTGCGCCGTTCGACCGCGGCGTCGGCCGAGGCATCCGTGAAACCGCCCAGGTACCCGAGGTAGCCCGGCACCAGCGGCAGCACGCACGGCGAGAGGAACGAGATCAGTCCCGCGGCCAGCGCGATCGGGATCGCGACCAGCAACTGCCCGCTGAAGACGAGCTCGCCCGGCCCCATCAGGCGCCCTCGTCGAGCACGCCGTCGACGATGGTCGTGAGGATCGAGGCATCCTTCACCTGGCCGAGAATGCGCGCCGCGACCCGACCCTCGCGATCGAGCACGAGCGTGGTCGGCACCGCCGCCGGCGGCACCTTGCCCGCGAACGCGAGCTGCACCCGGCCCTCGTCGGCGTCGAGAATCGACGGGTAGGTGATGGCGAAGTCGTCCTCGAAGGGGCGCGCGGTGCCGGCCTGGTCGCGCACGTTGACACCGACGAAGGCGACCTCGTCGCCGTAGTCGTCGTGCACCTGCTGCAGGATCGGCGCCTCGACCCGGCAGGGCGCGCAGCCCGCGTACCAGAAGTTCACGACCATGACCTCGCCGGCCGCGTCGGCCGAGTCGAACGCGCCGCCGTCGACCGTCTCACCCGAGAAGACGACCGGATCCTCGCGCGAGTCGGGTGCGAACTCGGCGATCGTGCCGTCGCCGGCGATGTAGTTCTTGCCACTGCCCTCGCGGTACTGGTCGGCGAGCGGGTCGGAGGTGCAGCCGGTGAGCAGCAGCGCGAGCACTACGCCGCCGGCCGAGTAGCGAGCGAAGCGAGCGTATCGAGGCCCGCTCCGAGGCATCCGGCCCATCACACCGCCCCCACATCGGTGGCCTGCGCGCCCAGCCCGGCGGCAGGATCCGTGTAGCCGACCTCGACGAAGCGGTCGCCGCGTCGCTCGAGCGTCGTGATGCTCGACAGCGCGCAGCGGCGGCGGCGGGGGTCGTGCGGGAGCCCCTTGCCCGCGAGGCGACGGTGGACCATCCAGATCGGAAGCTGGTGGCTGACGAGCACGGCGTCGCCGCCGTCGACGCTCGACCACGCGTCCTCGACGGCGTGCAGCATCCGCGTCGCGATCGAGCGGAACGGCTCGCCCCAGCTCGGCTCCCACGGGTTGACGAGGTACGCCCAGTTGCGCACGTCGCGAAGGGCGGAGTCGCGGCCGGTCATGCGCTTGCCCTCGAATCGATTCTCGGGTTCGATGAGGCGCTCATCGATGGATGCCTCGAGCCCGAATGCCGCGGCGATCGGCTCCGCCGACTGGCGCGTGCGCTGCAGCGGTGAGCTCACCAGCGCCGCGACCGTCCGCGAGCGCGCGACGAGGTCGTCGGCGGCGGACTGCGCCATGCGGTGCCCGAGCTCGCTCAGCCCGTACCCCTCGAGTCGCCCGTACAGCACGCCCTGCGGGTTGAACACCTCGCCATGGCGCACGAGATGGATCTGGTCGGCCGGCACGGGCTCCAGTCTACGGAGGCGATTCCTTCGAATTCGCCGAGCGGCGGCGGGGCATCCGGTATCGTCCCCGCATGTCCGCCGACCGCCTCATCGCCCTCGATCGCGCCGCCGAGCTCGCGGTCGCCGATGATCTGCCCGGCGCGCTCGCACTGCTGCCGTGGCTCGTGTCGTCGATCGCGCTCGACCGGGCCTCGGGCGGGTTCGACGCGTGGGGTCGGTCGACCGTGATCGACGAGCACGCCGGCGAGGTACTGCGTCGCAGCACGTTCGAGGGCCTGCACGCGATCGCGGGGCTCGGCGAGGACGCCGCCTGGCCGATCGGCAACGCCGGCCTGCTGCACGTCTACGGCTACCTGCTGTCGACGGTGCCGACGCCCTGGGGTCTGAAGCGCGAGCGATGGCTCGGCGGCGAGCTCGCCAACGCCTACGGCGGGCCGCCCGAGCGGTTCCATCCGTGGGCGGGGCCGGGCACGCTGCTCGAGCGGGTCACGGCGGATGCCTCGGAGCTGCTGTCCCGCCCCGACGCGCGTCGCCGCACGCGGCGCGTCGACGGCGTGGACACCGTGATCGCCGTGTCGCCCGCAACCGACGTTCCGGGACGGCCCGCGGCACTCGCCTACGGCCTCGACGATGGGCGCGGCATCCGGATCGTCACGACCTTCCCCGTGGCATCCGACCCGGCCGCGGTGCTCGAGGAGTTCGAGACCTCCGCGCCTGGCCTGCGCTGGAACGCCGCGCCGCCCCTCGCACCCTGACCGCCCGGACCCGCCCCGCCCGCCCGCCCGCCCGCCCGGCCCGCCCCCGCCCGCCCCGCCGCCCCACCGACCACCGTTTTCAGGAACACCCGCCCGATTCGCACCGTTTTCAGGAAGACACGCCGACGGATGCGCCGAACCGACCCATTACGCCTGAGAAAAGCAGGGGGGCGCGGGTGGGGGTGGGTGACCCGGTCAGGGGGCGAATCCGGCCGGGTAGGATGGATGCCCGTGACCGCACGCACCCTCGTCAAGCACCTCGCCGCCCGCGCCGACGGCGCCGTCACCGTCTCGGGATGGGTCGAGACCGTCCGCGACCAGAAGAAGGTGCAGTTCGTCATCCTGCGCGATGAGTCGGGTGCGGTGCAGCTGGTGAACCCCGCCACGCGCGAGCTCGCCGACGACGCCGGGCCCAAGGCATCCGCAGCCCTCGCCCTCACCGAGGCCATCTCGGGCCTCTCGCACGGCTCGTTCCTCACGGTCACCGGTGAGCTGAAGCACGACGAGCGCGTGAAGCTCGGCGGCATCGAGATCAAGATCGCGACCCTCGAGGTCGTCTCGGCAGCACCCGCCGAGCCGCCCATCGCCGCCGACTCGTCGCTCGACAAGCGCCTCGACTGGCGCTATCTCGACCTGCGCCAGCCGAAGCACAACCTGATCTTCCGCATCCAGACCACGCTCGAGCACGCGTGGCGCACCTGGTGGGTCGACAACGGCTTCATCGAGATCCACACCCCGAAGCTCATGTCGAGCCCCTCCGAGTCGCGCGCCGAACTCTTCCAGCTCGACTACTTCGAGCTCGGCACCGCGTACCTCGCGCAGAGCCCGCAGCACTTCAAGCAGATGGCCCAGGCCGCCGGCTTCGGCAAGATCTTCGAGATCAGCCCGGTGTTCCGCGCCGACCCGTCGTTCACCTCGCGGCACGCGACCGAGTTCATCTCGGTCGACGCCGAGATCAGCTGGATCGACTCCCACGAAGACGTCATGGCGATGCAGGAGCAACTGCTCGCCGCCGGTTTCGAGGCCGTGGTCGAGAAGCATGGCGACGAGATCCGCGAGCAGTTCGGCATCGAGCTCGCGGTGCCCGCGCTGCCGTTCCCGCGCATCCCGCTGCACGAGGCACGCGACATCGTGAAGGCCCGCGGGTACGAGATCCCTCGCACCGACGGCGACCTCGACCCCGAGGGCGAGCGCCAGATCGCCGCGCACGTGAAAGAGACGTACGGCCACGACTTCGTGTTCGTGACCGACTACCCCACCGGCATCCGGCCGTTCTATCACATGGTCGATCCCGAGACCGGGCTCACCAAGAGCTACGACCTGATCTACAACGGCACCGAGATCACGACCGGCGCGCAGCGCGAGCACCGCGTCGAGGTGCTCGAGGAGCAGGCCAGGGCGAAGGGCCTCGACCCCGAGGGCCTCGAGCACTACCTCGACTTCTTCCGCTACGGCATCCCGCCGCACGGCGGTTTCGGCATGGGCCTGGCACGCGTGCTCATGCTCATGCTCGGTGAGGCGTCGATCCGGGAGGTGACGTTCCTGTTCCGCGGGCCGACGCGCCTCGCACCGTAAGCGCGTCCCGCGCTCGGGTCGGGTGGGGTGAGGCGGATGCCGCGACCGGCGCCGATCCGCACCCGCCGACGTAGGCTCGGAGCATGGTCGACCTGACCCCGTTGGTGCCGATCCCCGCCGGGCGGTTCCTCATGGGCTCGGCCGAGTTCTCGGCCGACGAGACGCCCGTGCACGTACGCGAGGTCGCGACGTTCGAACTCGAGCAGCACCCCGTGACGAACGAGCAGTTCGCCGCATTCGTGGCCGATACCGGCTACGTGACGGTCGCCGAGCGCGACCTCGACCCGGCCGACTTCCCGGGCGTCGACCCCGCCGTCCTCGTGCCCGGCGGCCTCGTCTTCACTCCCACCGCTGGGCCGGTCGACCTGGGTGACTGGTCGCAGTGGTGGCGCTGGCGAGCGGGTGCCACGTGGCGCGAGCCCGGCTGGCCCGGGCCGACGGCCGACGAGCGGCCGCGACATCCGGTCGTCATGGTCGCCTACGAGGATGCCGCGACCTATGCCGCGTGGGCCGGCCGCCGCCTGCCGACCGAGGCGGAGTTCGAGTACGCCGCGCGCGGCGGGCTCGAGGGCGCCCGATTCGCCTGGGGCGACGAGGAGTTCCCGGGCGGCCGGCTGATGGTGAACCGGTGGCAGGGGCGGTTCCCGTATGAGAACACCGGCGCGGCGGGCTGGGTCGGGCCCTCACCCGTCGGCACGTTCCCCCCGAACGGCTACGGCTTGGTCGACATGACGGGCAACGTCTGGGAGTGGACGACCGACGCGTACGCGCCGCGGCACGTGGTGCCCGGGCTCGCCGATACCGCCGTCGACGCCGGCGGTCGACGCAACCTGCTCGGCTCGGCGTCGGGCGAGACATCCGGCGAGGCATCCGAGGTGCGCCGGGTGCTCAAGGGCGGGTCGCACCTCTGCTCGCCCGAGTACTGCCTGCGCTACCGCCCGGCCGCCCGCTCGCCGCAGTCCGAAGACACGGCGACGACCCACATCGGCTTCCGCTGCGCGCGCTGACGCCGACGGGCGTGACGGTGCCCGCGTGCGGTGCGGTGCCCGCGTGCGTCAGCCGAGGAGTGCCGACTTCAGGCGCACCGGGTCGACGTGCCAGTATGTGTGCATCTCGCCGTCGATGAGCACGACGGGGATCTCCTCGGCGAACCGGTCGGCGAGCGCCGCGTCGTCGAGGATCGACAGTTCGTCGTAGTCGATCGTCGGCGCGTCGGGCGTCGCCGCCACCTCGTCGCGCACGGCGCCGACGACCTCGCGCGCATCGTCGCAGAGGTGGCAGCCGGGCTTGCCGATGAGCGTGAGGCGGATGGTGCGTGCGGTCACCGTCTCAGCGTACGCGGCCGCGCACGGCGCAGGCCCGAGGCATCCTGACGCCGAAGAACGGGCATGCAAAAAGCGCCGGACGGATCCGGCGCTCAGTGCGGAGCAGGCGCGAGCCTACTTCTTGTTGCGACGCTGGTGGCGCGTCTTGCGAAGAAGCTTGCGGTGCTTCTTCTTCGCCATGCGCTTGCGACGCTTCTTGATGACGGAACCCATCAGAACCTCACTGAAAAAGTCGAGCCGGCGGCGCGTGCCGCTGCCGTGGGCGGGAAAGCCTCAGGGTAGTCTACCGGATCCCCCGACCGGCCCCGTTCCCCACCCATTCCCGGACCCCCGCTCCCACTCCTCCCACCCCTCCCGGCGCCCCAACTCTTTTCAGGAAGAACCGTCGCAATCCGCACCGTTCTCAGGAGAACACGCCGATTCCGCAGCGAATCCGACCCATTCCGCCTGAGAAAAGCATCCGCAGGCAGGTTAGGTTCGAAGGATGCTCCGCGATGAACTCGTCATCCGTACGACCCGAGAAGACGACTGGCAGGCGGTGCGCGCGCTGCGGCTCGAGATGCTGCGCGACACGCCGCTCGCCTACGCCGAGACCCTCGACCACGCGCTGCAGGTCGAGGAACCCGAGTGGCGCCAGCGCGCGCGCCGCGGCGAGACGCCCGGGCAGACCTCGGTGGTCGCGATCGAGGGCGAGCGCTGGGTCGGGCAGATGGGCGGATGGCTCCCTCAGGGCGAATCCGTGCCGCTGCTGGTCGGCGTGTACGTGGCGCCCGACCGCCGCGGCGAGGCATCCGGGGTCGCGCGCGCCCTGTTGGACGCGATCGAGACGTGGGCGCGCGGATACGGCGACACGCTGCGCCTCGAGGTGCACGAGCACAACCCGCGGGCCATCCGCTTCTACGAGAAGCTCGGCTTCTCGTTCACCGGCCGCAGCCGCGACTACGAGCTCGAGCCGGGCGGCCTCGAACTCGAGATGATCAAGCGCCTCGCCTGACGGCGGGCCGCGTCAGCCCTTGCGCAGCGGCCCGACGACCGAGCTGACCGAATGGGCGGTCTCGGCGAACGCCTTGCCGAGCTTCGCAGCGAACGCGAGCTGCTCGTCGTTCAGGGCGCTGTCGTGCTCATCGGCCGAGGCGAGCTTGGCCGCATCCGCCGCGGCGTCCTGCGCGAGGAACGGGATGAGCCAGTCTTCCAGCTCTTCGAGCGGGGCGCGATCGAGCCGGTAGTAGCGGTGCTGGCCCTCCTCGCGCACGGCGACGAGGCCCGTCTCGCGCAGCACCTTGAGGTGCTTCGACACGGTCGGCTGGCTGGCACCCAGCACGGCGACGATCTCGGACACGCTGATCTCGCCACCCGACTGCGGCGCGTCGGTCTCGCGATCGAGGAGTACGGCGAGGATGTCGCGCCGGGTCGAGTCCGCCACCACGTCGAAGATGTCCGCCATGGGTCAAGGGTAGTCATTCGCACCGGGGAGTACCATGACACACGCGTTCAGCGGACGTCGGGTTGGAGGAGCGCGTGAGGCGGAGGGGACCTGCGGCGCTTCGCGCTCCCCAACGGAGCTGGCTCGGCCGGACCCGCGACGCCGTCGACGCCTTCGTGCGCACGTCGCCGTCGCGCTTCGCGATCACCGTGTTCACTGGGCTCATCCTGCTGTTCACACTGCTGTTCTCGCTGCCCGTCGCCCGCTCGGGGCCCGGCACGGCCGTGCCGCTGCACGACGCGTTCTTCACCGCCGTCTCGGTGATCTGCGTCACCGGCCTGTCGACGGTCGACATGGCCACCTACTGGTCGCCGTTCGGCAACCTGCTCGTGTTCGTCGGCGTGAACATCGGCGGTGTCGGCGTGCTCACGCTCGCGACCACCCTCGGCCTGGTCATCTCGCGCCGGCTCGGTCTGCGGGCCAAGCTGCTCGCCGCGAGCGACTCGAACCCGTCGCGGCTGCACGTGGGCCCGGTGGCCGAGCGGCAGGCGGTACGACTCGGCGAGGTGGGCGGGCTGCTGGTCACGGTCGCGGTCAGCGCCCTGGTCATCGAGACGACGGTCGCCGTGGCGATGATCCCGAGCATGTTCGCGGCCGGCTACGACGCGTTCCACTCGATCTGGTACGCGTTCTACTACTCGGCGATGGCGTTCACGAACACGGGCTTCACCCCGAACCCGGGTGGCCTCGAACCGTTCATGCACGACTACTGGATGCAGTCGTGGCTCATGGTCGGGGTGTTCCTCGGCAGCCTCGGCTTCCCGGTGATCTTCGCGCTCGCGCGCGGGTGGCGGCAGCCGCGCCGGTGGAGCCTGCACGTGAAGCTCACGCTGACCACGACGATCATCCTGTTCATCGCCGGCGCCGTCATGTACATCCTGCTCGAGCACGGCAACCCGGCCACGTACGGCAGGCTCGACGCCGGGCCGACGATCTTCCAGTCGATGTTCATGTCGGTGATGGCGCGCTCGGGCGGATTCGCGACCGTGAACATGCACGACCTGTACGGCTCGAGCCAGCTCGTCACCGACATGCTCATGTTCGTCGGCGGCGGCTCGGCGTCGACCGCGGGCGGCATCAAGGTCACGACCCTCGCGGTGCTGTTCCTCGCCGCATTCGCGGAGGCGCGCGGCACGCCGTCGATGGAGGCGTTCGGGCGACGCATCCCGCGCGACATGCTGCGCCTCTCGGTCGCGGTCGTGCTGTGGGGGTCGACGATCGTGGCCGCCGCGTCGATCGCGATCCTGCAGATCTCGAAGCAGCCCTTCGACTATGTGCTGTTCGACGTGATCTCGGCGTTCGCCACCTGCGGCCTGACGACGGGACTCACCGCCGACCTGCCGCCCGCCGGCGTGTACGTCATGGCCTTCACCATGTTCTTCGGGCGCGTCGGCACGGTGACCCTCGCGGCCGCCCTCGCCGCGACGACCCGTCGACAGCTGTACAAACGACCGGAAGAGAGGCCCATCGTTGGTTGATCGCATCAGACATGACGCCCCGGTGCTCGTCATCGGACTCGGGCGGTTCGGCGCGGCCACAGCCGGTCAGCTCGACCGCCTCGGCCGCGAGGTACTCGCCGTCGACACCGACGAGAACCTCGTGGGGAAGTGGGCCGACCGCGTGACGCACGCGGTGGTCGCCGACGCGAAGTCGATCGACGCGCTGAAGCAGATCGGCGCGCAGGACTTCTCGATCGCGGTGTGCGCGGTCGGCTCATCGGTCGAGGCATCCGTGCTCATCACCGCGAACCTCGTCGACCTGAAGATCCCGCAGATCTGGGCCAAGGCGATCTCGGCGTCGCACGGCAAGATCCTCGAGCGCATCGGCGCGAACCACGTCATCTACCCCGAGCGCGAGGCCGGTGAGCGCACCGCGCACCTGGTGAGCGGCCGGATGCTCGATTTCATCGAGTTCGATGACGACTTCGCGCTCGTGAAGATGTACCCGCCGAAGCCGATCCGGGGCAAGAACCTCACCGAGTCGGGGGTGCGTTCGCGCCACCGGGTCACGGTGGTCGGGGTGAAGAGCCCGGGCAAGCCGTTCACGTACGCGACCGAGCAGACGGTCGTGTCGAACCACGACCTGATCATCGTCTCGGGCACCGAGGGCGACATCGAGAAATTCGCGGCGCTCGAGTAGGGCTCGACCGGATGCCGCGTCACCGCGCCGTGGCGAGACATCCGCGCCGTGGCGAGACCTCCGTTCGCAGCATTCCCAACATCGCGAAACCGGCGTACCGTCACGCGCATGACCACCGTGATCCGCACGTCGGCGCTCGTGAAGCGCTTCGGCCGCACCACCGCGCTCGACGGCCTCGACCTCGAAGTCGCGCAGGGATCGGTGCACGGATTCCTCGGCCCCAACGGCGCGGGCAAGTCGACCACGATCCGGATCCTGCTCGGCCTCGCCCGGGCGACCTCGGGCGAGGCATCCGTCTTCGACCGGGAGCCGTGGACCCATGCGGCCGCCCTGCACCGCCGCATCGCCTACGTGCCCGGCGACGTCGCCCTGTGGCCGAACCTCACGGGCGGCGAGGCCATCGACCTGCTGTCGCGACTGCGCGGCGGCACCGCCGATCGCGCCGCGTACGCGAAACGCAAGCAGGCGCTCGCCGAGGCGTTCGAGTTCGATCCGCGCAAGAAGGGCCGCGCCTACTCGAAGGGCAACCGGCAGAAGGTCGCGCTCGTCGCCGCGTTCGCGACGCCCGCCGACCTGTACATCCTCGACGAGCCGACCAGCGGACTCGACCCGCTCATGGCGCAGGTGTTCGCGCGCGAGGTCGACCGGGTCGCCGAGGCCGGGGCGACCGTGCTGCTGTCGAGCCACATCCTGAGCGAGGTCGAGGAGCTCTGCGACCGGGTGAGCATCATCCGCGCGGGCCGTGTGGTCGAATCGGGCACGCTGGCCGACCTGCGCCGCCTGACCCGCACCGAGATCTCGTTCGCCGCCGACGGGCTCGTGCCCGATGCGGCCGCGGGCCTCGCCGGGGCGCACGACCTGCGCGTCGACCACGGGCGGGTGAGCTTCACCGTCGACTCCGCAGCGGTCGCGGGCGTGCTGCCCGAACTCGGCCGGCTCGGGGTCACGGGGCTCACCGTCGCGCCGCCTTCACTCGAGGAGCTGTTCCTGCGGCAGTACGGTGACGAGATCGCGGCCGGCCGCCCCGGGGCGCAGGCGTGAGCACCTTGCTCCCGCTGCTTCGGCAGCGCGCCCGCCGCGACCGCCTGCAGCTCGCGCTCTGGATCGTCGGCACGGCGCTGCTCGCCTATGCGTCGGTCGGCGCGGTCTTCGACACCTACGGCTCGGAGGACGATCGCCGCGACATCCTCAGCGTCGCGATCGCGACCCGCACCATCCTGATCTTCCGCGGCACGCCCAACGGCGTCGATGACGGTGCGTTCGCCTTCTTCCTGATCTACGCGTGGCTGGCGCTCATGGGCGGGCTCATGAGCACGTTCCTCGCCGTGCGCCACACCCGCATGGAGGAGGAGCAGGGCCGCACCGAGCTGGTCTCGGCCACGCCCGCCGGGCGCGTGCTGCCGACCGTGGCGACCGTCGTGCACGGCGTACTCGCCAACGTGCTGCTCGGCGCCGCGGTCGCGCTCGCGTTCATCTCGAACGGGTTGGATGTCACGGGCTCGCTCGTGACCGGAGCCGCCATGACCGCGCCGGGGCTGGCATTCCTCGCCTTCGGGCTGTTCGCCGCGCAGCTGTTCCGCACCTCGCGCGGGGCGAACAGCCTCTCGGTCGCGTTCGTGCTCGCCGCCTACCTGCTGCGCGGCATCGGCGACGCCGCCGGCACGCCCGCCGACGACCTGCTGCACGTCACGCCCGCATGGCCGAGTTGGCTGTCGCCGATCGGGTACGGGCAGTTCACCGGCGCGTTCGTCGAGAACGACCTCGTGCCGCTGCTCGTGCCGATCGGGTTCGCCGTGCTCGTCACCGCGGGCGTCTTCCGGCTGCAGTCGGTGCGCGACCAGGGGGCGAGCCTGCTGCCCGGCCGGGTCGGCCGGTCCGATGCGCGGGCCGGCCTGTCGAGCTCGTCCGGGCTGGCGTGGCGGCTGAACATCTCGATTCTCGCCGCGTGGACCGTCGGCGGCATCGCGACCGGCCTGCTCGCCACATCGCTGTCGTCGATCATCGGCGAGGTCGCGGGCGACACCCCCCAGGTCGCCGAGACGCTGAAAGCGATGATCGGCGACGACGCGACCCTCGAGCAGGCGTTCGTCGCGACGTTCTACGGGCTGGTCGGCATCCTCGCCGCGTGCTGCGCAGTACAGGTCGGCGTCCGCGCCCGGCAGGAGGAAGTCCGCGGCACCGCCGAGCTGGTCCTGGCGGCACCCGTACCGCGGGTGCGGTGGCTGCTCGAGTACTGGGTCGTCGGGGTGATCGTGATCGTCGTCGTGCTGACCGCGTCGGCCCTCGCCGGCCTCGTGGGCGCGGTGGGCGCGAGCGACGCCGCCGCCCTCGTACCGAACGTTCTCGAGGCCGCCACCGCTCAGTTGCCCGCCTGCCTGGTGTTCCTCGGCGTCACGCTGCTCGTCTTCGCCTACCTGCCGCAGGCGACCGTCCCGATCGGGTGGGCGTTCGTCGGACTCGGCGCGATCCTCGGATTGTTCGGCCCGATCCTCGGGTTGCCCGAATGGCTCGTCGACCTCTCGCCGTTCGCGCACTCACCCGTGCCCGCGGGCGACGACACCGACTGGTCGGGCGGGTGGTGGCTTCTCGGCATCGGCTTGGTCGCGAGTGCGCTCGCGGTCTGGTCGATGCGGCGGCGCGAGCTCGCGACGGGCGGGTGATCGGATGGTTCGGATGGTTCGGATGGTTCGGATGGTTCGGATGGTTCGGATGCCTCGCGGCGCGCCTGCGTTGCGGCTCAGCCTGCGGTGAGCGACAGGATCAGGCCCGCGGCGAGTGCCACCACGCCGACCACCAGCAGGATCAGCGCGAGCAGGCCGAGCACCCGCGCCGCATGGCTGCGCCGCTCGAACCGCAGTCGTCCGCCGGCGGTCGCCCAACCGATCGCGTCCTCGACGCCGCCCTCGAGCTTGGCCTGCTCGTCGGCGTCGAGGGGTCGCTCGTGCAGTTCGTCGCCCGCGAACCAGCGGGCGACCGGGGCGGCCTGGTCGACTCCGGGCACGACCACCACCTCGACCTCGCGCCATCCGCCGTCGGCGCTGCGCGCCGCGATCCACGCGATCGCCAGCACGGCACCCGCGCCGAGCCCGACCCAGCTCAGCACCTCGAGCAGCAGGCCGATGACGTCGAGAGCGGGCACGAGCCGAGCGTACCGGGCGGCGCGCGGCTACTCGGGCAGCCGCGTGGCGGCGAGCCCGCGCATCCGGGCGAGCCAGCGTGCCGCGGTGGCGCCGTCGAACGGCGGCTCGTGTCGGCGCACGGCCTCGAGCACCGCGTCGGCGTCGGCGCGTACGCGGGCAACGACATCGGCAGGGTACCCGAACGTGATCGCGTGCTCGGCGAACTCGTCTTCGTCGTCGATGTATGCGGGCGCGCCGTCGCGCTCGACCACGTCGAGGTCGAGGTCGACGTACGAGATCGTCCAGGTGCCGTGCCCGTCGAACCGCCATTCGGGCACGCTCGCGAGATCGACGTAGATGCCGAGCCCGCGCGGGTGGCCGTCGTTGAACGCGGGGGCCCAGCCGGCACGCGGGAACATCCCCACCGCCGGCCAGTCGGCGACGAACGACTTGCCGGGGCGGGCATAGCTCGTGCCCGGCGGGAATCCGAGCCAGTCGCCGTGCCGGTCGGCGCCGAGCCAGATGCCGTCGAAC
Proteins encoded in this window:
- a CDS encoding DUF402 domain-containing protein; the encoded protein is MRPNDLHAGTPVRVRVTKWDDSPHWAFDGIWLGADRHGDWLGFPPGTSYARPGKSFVADWPAVGMFPRAGWAPAFNDGHPRGLGIYVDLASVPEWRFDGHGTWTISYVDLDLDVVERDGAPAYIDDEDEFAEHAITFGYPADVVARVRADADAVLEAVRRHEPPFDGATAARWLARMRGLAATRLPE
- a CDS encoding ABC transporter ATP-binding protein, with translation MTTVIRTSALVKRFGRTTALDGLDLEVAQGSVHGFLGPNGAGKSTTIRILLGLARATSGEASVFDREPWTHAAALHRRIAYVPGDVALWPNLTGGEAIDLLSRLRGGTADRAAYAKRKQALAEAFEFDPRKKGRAYSKGNRQKVALVAAFATPADLYILDEPTSGLDPLMAQVFAREVDRVAEAGATVLLSSHILSEVEELCDRVSIIRAGRVVESGTLADLRRLTRTEISFAADGLVPDAAAGLAGAHDLRVDHGRVSFTVDSAAVAGVLPELGRLGVTGLTVAPPSLEELFLRQYGDEIAAGRPGAQA
- a CDS encoding potassium channel family protein, encoding MVDRIRHDAPVLVIGLGRFGAATAGQLDRLGREVLAVDTDENLVGKWADRVTHAVVADAKSIDALKQIGAQDFSIAVCAVGSSVEASVLITANLVDLKIPQIWAKAISASHGKILERIGANHVIYPEREAGERTAHLVSGRMLDFIEFDDDFALVKMYPPKPIRGKNLTESGVRSRHRVTVVGVKSPGKPFTYATEQTVVSNHDLIIVSGTEGDIEKFAALE
- a CDS encoding TrkH family potassium uptake protein — encoded protein: MRRRGPAALRAPQRSWLGRTRDAVDAFVRTSPSRFAITVFTGLILLFTLLFSLPVARSGPGTAVPLHDAFFTAVSVICVTGLSTVDMATYWSPFGNLLVFVGVNIGGVGVLTLATTLGLVISRRLGLRAKLLAASDSNPSRLHVGPVAERQAVRLGEVGGLLVTVAVSALVIETTVAVAMIPSMFAAGYDAFHSIWYAFYYSAMAFTNTGFTPNPGGLEPFMHDYWMQSWLMVGVFLGSLGFPVIFALARGWRQPRRWSLHVKLTLTTTIILFIAGAVMYILLEHGNPATYGRLDAGPTIFQSMFMSVMARSGGFATVNMHDLYGSSQLVTDMLMFVGGGSASTAGGIKVTTLAVLFLAAFAEARGTPSMEAFGRRIPRDMLRLSVAVVLWGSTIVAAASIAILQISKQPFDYVLFDVISAFATCGLTTGLTADLPPAGVYVMAFTMFFGRVGTVTLAAALAATTRRQLYKRPEERPIVG
- a CDS encoding ABC transporter permease → MSTLLPLLRQRARRDRLQLALWIVGTALLAYASVGAVFDTYGSEDDRRDILSVAIATRTILIFRGTPNGVDDGAFAFFLIYAWLALMGGLMSTFLAVRHTRMEEEQGRTELVSATPAGRVLPTVATVVHGVLANVLLGAAVALAFISNGLDVTGSLVTGAAMTAPGLAFLAFGLFAAQLFRTSRGANSLSVAFVLAAYLLRGIGDAAGTPADDLLHVTPAWPSWLSPIGYGQFTGAFVENDLVPLLVPIGFAVLVTAGVFRLQSVRDQGASLLPGRVGRSDARAGLSSSSGLAWRLNISILAAWTVGGIATGLLATSLSSIIGEVAGDTPQVAETLKAMIGDDATLEQAFVATFYGLVGILAACCAVQVGVRARQEEVRGTAELVLAAPVPRVRWLLEYWVVGVIVIVVVLTASALAGLVGAVGASDAAALVPNVLEAATAQLPACLVFLGVTLLVFAYLPQATVPIGWAFVGLGAILGLFGPILGLPEWLVDLSPFAHSPVPAGDDTDWSGGWWLLGIGLVASALAVWSMRRRELATGG